The following coding sequences are from one Reyranella humidisoli window:
- a CDS encoding GNAT family N-acetyltransferase → MSLTIAVETPLQDDVRALIAELNAVLLELTPPEHCHHLTVEQMGGADTTVFIARDGGTAVACGALKRHAGGVGEVKRMYTRPSHRGRKIGEQIVARIEATARSEGLKRLVLETGDRHHAAWKVYENAGFARCGPVLDYADVKWSVFYDKPLAG, encoded by the coding sequence ATGTCGCTGACCATCGCCGTCGAAACGCCTTTGCAGGACGACGTCCGCGCGCTGATCGCGGAGCTGAATGCCGTGCTGCTCGAACTGACGCCGCCCGAGCATTGCCATCACCTGACCGTCGAGCAGATGGGTGGGGCCGACACCACCGTCTTCATCGCCCGCGATGGCGGCACGGCCGTCGCCTGCGGGGCGCTGAAGCGGCATGCCGGCGGGGTCGGCGAGGTGAAGCGCATGTACACGCGGCCGAGCCATCGCGGGCGCAAGATCGGCGAGCAGATCGTGGCGCGCATCGAGGCGACGGCGCGATCGGAAGGGTTGAAGCGGCTGGTGCTGGAGACCGGCGATCGTCATCACGCCGCCTGGAAGGTCTACGAGAATGCGGGCTTCGCGCGTTGCGGGCCGGTGCTCGACTATGCCGACGTGAAGTGGTCCGTTTTCTACGACAAGCCGCTCGCGGGCTGA
- a CDS encoding Hsp33 family molecular chaperone HslO: MSSTSGGLPSDDWDRVLPFQLDALGVRGRLVRLGPALDEVIERHGYPLAVARPLAESMVLCAMLATSLKYDGIFTLQISGDGPIKLLVTDLTSDGALRGYAQFDSWKLAIALGSGNEDAPDGYVPKLFGQGRLTFTVDQGQYTERYQGVVPLEGATLADCAHTYFRQSEQLPTGIKITSRRSDGADGRHWHASALMVQQMPEFDAGRLDVDAEQREDDWRKAVILMASATEKEMLDPALPGTTLLHRLFHQEQPRVFERRSFAARCRCSRERIDRVLRSIRREELDDLRDKTGRVAVKCEFCSTEYAYDDADLDKVYDPAT, from the coding sequence GATGACTGGGACCGCGTCCTTCCTTTCCAGCTGGACGCGCTCGGCGTGCGCGGCCGGCTGGTGCGGCTGGGACCCGCCCTCGACGAGGTAATCGAGCGTCATGGCTACCCGCTGGCCGTGGCGCGACCGCTGGCCGAATCGATGGTGCTGTGCGCCATGCTCGCCACATCGCTGAAGTACGACGGCATCTTCACCCTGCAGATCAGCGGCGACGGGCCGATCAAGCTGCTCGTCACCGACCTTACCAGCGACGGTGCGCTACGGGGCTACGCGCAGTTCGATTCCTGGAAGCTCGCCATCGCGCTCGGCAGCGGCAACGAGGACGCACCGGACGGCTACGTGCCGAAGCTCTTCGGCCAGGGCCGCCTCACCTTCACCGTCGACCAGGGCCAGTACACCGAACGCTACCAGGGCGTCGTGCCGCTCGAAGGCGCGACGCTGGCCGACTGTGCCCACACCTATTTCCGCCAGTCCGAGCAGCTCCCGACCGGCATCAAGATCACCTCCCGTCGCAGCGATGGCGCCGACGGCCGCCACTGGCATGCCTCGGCGTTGATGGTGCAGCAGATGCCGGAGTTCGACGCCGGCCGCCTCGACGTCGACGCCGAGCAGCGCGAGGACGACTGGCGCAAGGCCGTGATCCTGATGGCCTCGGCCACCGAGAAGGAAATGCTCGATCCGGCGCTGCCCGGCACGACGCTCCTGCATCGCCTGTTCCACCAGGAACAACCGCGCGTCTTCGAGCGCCGGAGCTTCGCCGCGCGCTGCCGCTGCAGCCGCGAGCGCATCGACCGCGTGCTCCGCTCGATCCGCCGCGAGGAGCTGGACGACCTGCGCGACAAGACCGGCCGCGTCGCGGTGAAGTGCGAGTTCTGCTCGACCGAGTATGCCTACGACGACGCCGATCTCGACAAGGTCTACGATCCCGCCACCTAG